Proteins encoded together in one Nostoc sp. PCC 7524 window:
- a CDS encoding FTR1 family iron permease gives MNFSTALPTFVITLREGVEAALVVGIVLALLKKAKQSRLNIWVYAGIGVGIVVSALIGVLFSWLIKAIGAANPQYTSVVEPMLEGVFSVLAIAMLSWMLIWMTKQARFMKAQVEGAVTDALKQNSHAAWGVFSLILVAVVREGFETVLFIAANFQQGLIPTIGALAGLATAAAIGVLLFKLGVKINIRQFFQVMGVLLVLIVAGLVVSALKHFDDAVANLALSSRASESLCVYYAHFTKIHSCILGPMVWNTDKILPDQDFPGIILKSLFGYREHLYLVQAVGYIIFLLTVGGLYFRSLTDGLTKSIQNHPIDQKLS, from the coding sequence ATGAACTTTAGCACTGCTCTACCTACTTTTGTGATTACACTCCGCGAAGGAGTTGAAGCTGCTTTGGTGGTGGGGATTGTGTTGGCACTTTTGAAAAAAGCTAAACAATCCCGCCTGAATATTTGGGTATATGCTGGTATCGGCGTGGGGATTGTCGTCAGCGCGCTGATTGGTGTACTTTTCAGTTGGTTAATTAAAGCCATAGGAGCAGCTAATCCACAATACACCTCTGTAGTTGAGCCAATGCTAGAAGGTGTGTTTAGTGTGTTAGCGATCGCTATGCTCAGTTGGATGCTAATCTGGATGACAAAGCAAGCCAGATTCATGAAAGCGCAAGTTGAAGGAGCAGTGACAGACGCACTCAAACAAAACTCTCATGCTGCTTGGGGAGTTTTTAGTTTAATTTTGGTTGCTGTTGTGCGTGAAGGCTTTGAAACAGTCCTGTTTATCGCGGCCAATTTTCAACAGGGACTAATCCCGACAATTGGCGCTCTTGCAGGTTTAGCAACAGCCGCAGCCATAGGTGTACTCTTATTTAAATTAGGTGTCAAAATCAATATCCGCCAGTTCTTCCAAGTAATGGGTGTGTTACTGGTGTTGATTGTCGCCGGATTAGTAGTTTCTGCTTTAAAACATTTTGACGATGCTGTAGCTAATCTGGCTCTGAGCAGTCGCGCTTCCGAAAGTCTGTGTGTTTATTACGCACACTTTACCAAAATCCATTCTTGTATTTTGGGGCCAATGGTTTGGAATACTGACAAAATATTACCTGATCAAGATTTTCCTGGTATTATTCTCAAATCTTTATTTGGCTACAGAGAACATCTCTACCTTGTACAAGCAGTAGGATATATTATATTTTTACTGACTGTTGGCGGTTTGTATTTCCGCAGCTTAACCGATGGTTTAACCAAATCTATTCAAAATCACCCTATTGATCAAAAACTCAGTTAG
- a CDS encoding energy-coupling factor ABC transporter permease produces the protein MHIPDGFVSVPVAGATGLASFVALFFACERSQAAFGVRRAPILGLTTAFIFAAQMINFPVAGGTSGHLLGGALAAIVLGSPWAGMLCIATVLIIQAVLFADGGITALGANILNMAVIGVWVAWILTQTLQRLLGGSKERLPLAAGIAAGVSVVVAAIACAIELLLSGTASIAVLPAMAGVHILIGVGEGIITGGVLTYLAKARPDLLPGEQEEMRGWVVPVVSIVLVAGLLSLVASAWPDGLEKVAEDLGFIDLAEQVRVAVPTPLADYGIEGLGVIGTSIAGLLGAAVCFVVAFGIAKIVSPKNA, from the coding sequence ATGCACATACCTGATGGATTTGTTTCTGTACCAGTGGCTGGTGCTACTGGTTTAGCGAGTTTTGTAGCATTGTTTTTTGCCTGTGAGCGATCGCAAGCAGCATTTGGTGTCCGTCGCGCCCCTATACTAGGCTTAACTACTGCCTTTATTTTTGCGGCTCAGATGATTAATTTCCCTGTGGCGGGGGGTACAAGTGGACATTTGCTAGGAGGAGCTTTAGCAGCAATTGTCTTGGGTAGCCCTTGGGCGGGGATGCTTTGCATCGCCACAGTCTTAATTATCCAAGCTGTGTTGTTTGCCGATGGTGGGATCACTGCCTTGGGAGCCAATATCTTAAACATGGCAGTGATTGGCGTTTGGGTAGCCTGGATATTAACTCAAACTTTGCAAAGGTTACTTGGCGGTTCTAAAGAACGCTTACCATTAGCAGCTGGAATTGCGGCTGGTGTGAGTGTCGTCGTAGCAGCTATAGCTTGTGCTATTGAATTACTGCTGTCTGGAACCGCATCTATAGCCGTTTTACCAGCGATGGCTGGTGTTCATATCTTGATTGGTGTGGGTGAAGGGATAATTACTGGCGGCGTGTTGACATATTTAGCCAAAGCACGTCCAGATTTACTACCAGGGGAACAGGAAGAGATGCGCGGCTGGGTAGTACCTGTCGTTAGCATTGTCTTAGTGGCTGGTTTACTATCACTGGTTGCCTCAGCTTGGCCTGATGGCTTAGAAAAGGTAGCAGAAGACTTAGGCTTTATCGACTTAGCTGAACAAGTCAGGGTAGCTGTACCAACACCCTTAGCAGACTACGGAATTGAAGGGTTGGGTGTAATTGGTACAAGTATCGCTGGGCTGTTAGGTGCGGCAGTTTGCTTTGTTGTTGCCTTTGGGATAGCCAAAATAGTGAGTCCGAAGAATGCTTAA
- a CDS encoding energy-coupling factor ABC transporter permease yields MGALSFYVVMSASAPAYAMHIMEGYLPAGWATFWWVVALPFLILGVRSLTRITKANPELKLLLALAGAFSFVLSALKLPSVTGSCSHPTGTGLGAILFGPLAMSVLGTLVLLFQALLLAHGGLTTLGANAFSMAIAGTFAAYWIYHLTMRLTGKQKIAIFLAAALANLLTYIITSIQLAVAFPAPVGGVMASFVKFAGIFAITQVPLAISEGLLTVLVWNWLQSYTPQELELLQLIQREPQSNESI; encoded by the coding sequence ATGGGAGCTTTGAGTTTTTATGTAGTTATGAGTGCATCTGCACCAGCTTATGCAATGCACATCATGGAGGGTTACTTACCCGCAGGATGGGCAACTTTTTGGTGGGTGGTGGCTTTACCGTTTTTAATTTTGGGGGTGCGATCGCTAACTCGCATCACCAAAGCTAATCCAGAACTCAAATTACTGCTAGCGTTGGCAGGAGCCTTTAGTTTTGTTTTATCGGCTCTGAAGTTACCCTCAGTTACAGGTAGCTGTTCCCACCCCACAGGAACAGGGTTAGGTGCGATTCTGTTCGGCCCTTTAGCAATGTCGGTATTGGGGACGTTGGTACTATTATTTCAAGCGTTGCTGTTGGCGCATGGTGGCTTAACTACACTGGGAGCAAATGCTTTTTCGATGGCGATCGCCGGGACGTTTGCGGCTTACTGGATATATCATCTAACAATGCGGCTCACTGGTAAGCAAAAAATCGCCATTTTCTTAGCCGCCGCACTAGCAAATTTGCTCACCTACATTATTACCTCTATCCAACTCGCTGTAGCTTTTCCTGCACCTGTGGGTGGTGTGATGGCTTCGTTCGTCAAGTTTGCCGGGATTTTTGCGATTACCCAAGTTCCCTTAGCTATTAGTGAGGGATTATTGACTGTCTTGGTATGGAACTGGCTACAATCCTACACTCCTCAAGAACTAGAACTATTGCAATTAATTCAACGGGAACCTCAAAGCAATGAATCAATCTAA
- a CDS encoding response regulator — MSDAAILCVDDEASILKALKEQLKRLFGNQYVYEVAQSAEEAWIVIDELEEEEIKILIIVSDWLMPNVRGDEFLTQVHERFPDVITVMLTGQADEAAIERARQQANLYACIRKPWAEEELQQVINTALN; from the coding sequence ATGTCTGATGCAGCTATTCTCTGTGTTGATGATGAAGCTTCAATTTTAAAAGCTCTCAAAGAACAATTAAAACGATTATTTGGCAATCAATATGTCTATGAGGTTGCCCAAAGTGCTGAGGAAGCCTGGATTGTAATTGATGAATTAGAAGAGGAGGAAATCAAAATTCTGATTATTGTCTCTGATTGGCTGATGCCAAATGTCAGAGGAGATGAGTTCTTAACTCAAGTTCACGAACGCTTCCCTGACGTGATTACCGTCATGCTGACTGGACAAGCTGACGAAGCAGCAATTGAGCGTGCCAGACAGCAAGCCAATCTTTATGCCTGCATCCGTAAACCTTGGGCTGAAGAAGAGTTGCAACAAGTGATTAACACAGCTTTAAATTAG
- a CDS encoding energy-coupling factor ABC transporter substrate-binding protein has translation MNQSKQGMSNWFLILAVIALAVTPLIFVRGAEFAGADGEAEAAIGEIKPGYQPWFKPLFEPPSGEVESLLFSSQAAVGAGIIGYAIGLYKGRSQQQRNKE, from the coding sequence ATGAATCAATCTAAACAAGGAATGAGCAACTGGTTTTTGATATTAGCAGTCATCGCCTTAGCAGTTACACCTTTAATATTTGTCCGGGGGGCGGAATTTGCAGGTGCAGATGGCGAAGCAGAAGCAGCAATTGGTGAAATTAAACCAGGATATCAACCTTGGTTTAAACCATTATTTGAACCGCCTAGCGGGGAAGTGGAAAGCTTATTGTTTAGCTCACAAGCTGCTGTAGGTGCGGGAATTATTGGTTACGCAATTGGTTTATATAAGGGGCGTTCTCAGCAACAAAGGAATAAGGAATGA
- the cbiQ gene encoding cobalt ECF transporter T component CbiQ: MTLQIDTLAYTNKLRRLAPTQKLLFAIALLIITAFAHPPVQILIAIWISIWTIFYAGIPAKTYLRLVYIPIIFWLTSLPALVINGIDTSQISLAQNDTILGLKLGSNYIYISSHGIEQGWRILTRAIASISCLYFVMLTIPFTDLLQTLRRVGLPALLTDLLLLMYRFIFVLLNTASELWIAQQSRSGYRTFSLSIKSLSLLIGQLFQRTIEKYRQVSLSLESRGFNGEFQVWHSSRYHLSKRYALEAIMGCLILLELEFRIAFL; encoded by the coding sequence ATGACCCTGCAAATAGACACACTAGCTTATACAAATAAATTGCGGCGATTAGCACCAACACAAAAATTGCTGTTTGCGATCGCCTTACTCATTATCACAGCCTTTGCTCATCCCCCAGTGCAAATCTTGATTGCTATTTGGATTAGTATTTGGACAATATTTTATGCAGGTATCCCAGCAAAAACTTATCTGAGGTTAGTCTATATTCCGATAATTTTCTGGTTAACCAGTTTACCAGCGTTAGTAATTAATGGTATAGATACTTCTCAGATCAGTTTAGCGCAAAATGATACCATCCTAGGATTGAAGCTTGGTTCAAATTATATTTATATTAGTAGCCACGGAATTGAGCAAGGATGGCGAATTTTAACGCGGGCGATCGCTTCTATTTCCTGCCTGTATTTTGTCATGTTAACTATTCCATTTACTGACTTATTACAAACTTTAAGAAGAGTAGGTTTACCAGCACTGCTCACAGATTTATTATTATTAATGTATCGGTTTATTTTTGTTTTATTAAATACCGCCTCAGAATTATGGATTGCCCAGCAATCTCGCAGTGGCTACCGTACATTTAGCCTAAGCATAAAAAGTTTATCTTTATTAATTGGACAATTATTTCAGCGCACCATAGAAAAATATCGCCAAGTTTCCCTAAGCCTAGAATCACGGGGGTTTAACGGAGAATTTCAAGTGTGGCATTCTTCTCGTTATCATCTATCAAAGCGTTACGCCCTAGAAGCCATTATGGGATGTTTAATATTGTTAGAATTAGAATTTAGAATTGCTTTTTTATAA
- a CDS encoding IS701 family transposase, with product MKETTPTAMPPCFERWCQRFDDVFTHKAQKREFRHYIGGLLGESERKNLFQMADNAVGVTYHRLHHFLTEAPWSSGQVNERRLEIMNKCSQTRISRGFSLIIDDSGHRKSGNFTAGVGRQYIGEIGKTDNGIVVVTTHLYDGRKSLPLDIELYQHADSLAQGKQDPLFEKKPELAIKLIDQALNRKYQPGIVIVDAGYGNNTSFLLELEKRQLKYLGGLAKNRKVTVNQTDNIQQTIRLDELAQSLPKEAFTEIQTDLDKPKTLWVVTCEVEISSLTGKRNIAIVMNASTFSAATDIDYFITNISSSIVTPQWIVDTYSQRNWVEVFYREAKGWLGLKEYQVRDKRSLLRHFILVFCAYTFILWHQLTGGLRRRWANKPLNTFTEALEAFRTAMSFRFIDWLNLNRDVFAAYKASLGYIWA from the coding sequence ATGAAAGAAACCACTCCCACAGCGATGCCCCCGTGCTTTGAAAGATGGTGTCAAAGATTTGATGATGTGTTTACTCATAAAGCTCAAAAAAGAGAGTTTAGACACTATATAGGGGGATTACTGGGGGAAAGTGAGAGAAAAAACCTGTTTCAAATGGCGGATAATGCTGTAGGTGTAACTTACCACCGATTACATCACTTTTTGACCGAAGCACCTTGGTCTAGTGGGCAGGTGAATGAGCGTCGATTGGAAATCATGAATAAGTGCAGTCAAACGAGAATTAGTAGAGGTTTTAGCTTAATAATTGATGATTCTGGTCATAGAAAAAGTGGTAATTTTACTGCTGGTGTGGGGAGACAGTATATTGGAGAAATTGGCAAAACAGATAATGGAATCGTAGTAGTAACAACGCATTTATATGATGGCAGAAAAAGCTTACCGTTAGATATAGAGTTATATCAACACGCTGATTCTTTAGCTCAAGGAAAACAAGATCCTCTATTTGAGAAAAAACCAGAACTAGCAATCAAGTTAATAGATCAAGCCCTAAACAGAAAATATCAACCTGGGATAGTAATTGTAGATGCTGGATATGGCAACAATACATCATTTTTATTAGAGTTGGAAAAACGGCAATTAAAATATTTAGGAGGATTAGCTAAAAATCGAAAAGTAACAGTTAATCAAACAGATAATATTCAACAAACAATTCGGTTAGATGAATTAGCCCAGAGCTTACCCAAAGAGGCTTTCACAGAAATTCAAACAGATTTGGATAAACCCAAAACATTATGGGTAGTAACTTGTGAAGTGGAAATATCAAGTTTAACTGGAAAGCGAAATATTGCTATCGTCATGAATGCTTCTACTTTCTCAGCAGCCACCGATATTGACTACTTCATCACTAATATATCTTCATCAATTGTTACACCACAATGGATAGTTGATACATATTCTCAAAGGAATTGGGTAGAAGTTTTTTACAGGGAAGCTAAAGGATGGTTAGGACTTAAAGAATATCAAGTTCGTGATAAAAGGAGTTTACTGCGCCATTTTATTTTGGTTTTCTGTGCCTATACTTTTATTCTTTGGCATCAGTTAACTGGAGGATTAAGACGACGGTGGGCAAACAAACCTTTAAATACTTTTACTGAAGCTTTAGAAGCTTTCAGAACAGCCATGTCTTTTCGATTTATTGATTGGTTGAACTTAAATCGTGACGTGTTTGCTGCTTACAAAGCTAGTTTGGGTTACATTTGGGCTTGA
- a CDS encoding ATP-binding protein — MTAITVAIASSAAIYKLNQMAEVSNNTRLLLTQVKEQVSRLNALEWEGISKGKIDEDLTEELAENQQSTDAILNDLRRINQKNNLKNIFDLYKVYKSKIDSALELIAQGRTKEAIEIDADSIDEIYDDLYAEVANLEKVYVKEKEQTRKLADIGTTLSLILSAVIIGTLYRNFSKSLWYKNQDLEAALQELQQTQNQLIQQEKMAALGQLIAGVAHEINNPLGIIKASASNTGQALQEALVELPSLHQRLNVEEQKSFFQLITQALKNQVSVSSQESRSLKRKITAYLQEHGVKDARYIADLLIDMGIGEELEFLLPILKGDHGEWAVQFAYNLTCCFSNNQMILNAVDRSSKIVFALKSYSHFDHSGKKQLMQVTEGIETTIAIYQNQLKRNIDVVRDYHNLPDIWVYSDELVQVWTNLIFNAIQAMESGGTLTIATQTQEQGINVSITDTGSGIPPEVQQKIFDAFFTTKPAGEGSGLGLHICKKIIDKHQGHIKVESQPGHTQFSVWLPIESV, encoded by the coding sequence TTGACTGCGATTACAGTTGCGATCGCCAGTTCTGCTGCTATCTATAAACTTAACCAGATGGCAGAAGTCAGTAATAATACTAGGCTGCTCTTAACTCAGGTAAAAGAGCAAGTCAGCCGACTCAATGCTTTGGAATGGGAAGGTATTTCTAAAGGTAAAATTGATGAAGATTTAACTGAAGAACTTGCGGAAAATCAGCAAAGTACCGATGCGATACTTAATGATTTGCGACGAATTAATCAAAAAAATAATCTGAAAAATATTTTTGATTTATATAAAGTATATAAATCAAAAATTGACAGTGCGCTAGAACTAATTGCCCAAGGAAGAACCAAAGAAGCAATAGAAATTGATGCAGATTCCATTGATGAAATCTATGATGATTTGTATGCTGAAGTAGCAAACCTAGAAAAAGTGTATGTAAAGGAGAAAGAACAGACTAGAAAACTAGCAGATATTGGCACTACCTTGTCTTTAATCTTATCAGCAGTAATTATTGGCACTTTGTACCGTAATTTTAGCAAAAGCTTGTGGTATAAAAACCAAGATTTGGAAGCAGCTTTGCAAGAACTCCAGCAAACGCAAAATCAATTGATTCAACAAGAAAAAATGGCAGCCTTGGGGCAACTTATTGCTGGGGTAGCACATGAAATCAATAATCCTTTGGGCATTATCAAAGCATCAGCTAGCAATACTGGGCAAGCACTACAAGAAGCCCTTGTTGAACTTCCCTCGTTACATCAGCGATTGAATGTTGAAGAACAAAAAAGCTTTTTTCAATTGATTACTCAGGCACTCAAAAACCAAGTATCAGTTTCTTCTCAAGAAAGCCGTTCGTTGAAACGTAAAATTACTGCTTATCTTCAGGAACATGGCGTTAAAGATGCCAGATATATTGCTGATCTATTAATAGACATGGGTATCGGTGAAGAGCTAGAGTTTTTGTTACCTATCTTAAAAGGTGATCATGGTGAATGGGCGGTGCAGTTTGCCTATAACCTTACTTGCTGCTTTAGTAACAATCAAATGATTCTCAACGCTGTTGATCGCTCTTCCAAGATTGTTTTTGCCCTCAAAAGCTATTCGCATTTTGATCACAGTGGCAAGAAACAGTTAATGCAAGTGACGGAAGGAATAGAAACCACGATCGCAATTTATCAAAATCAACTCAAACGCAATATTGATGTGGTTCGAGATTATCACAATCTGCCCGACATTTGGGTTTACTCTGACGAACTGGTTCAAGTTTGGACTAACCTGATTTTCAACGCAATTCAGGCGATGGAATCAGGGGGAACATTGACTATTGCCACCCAAACCCAGGAACAAGGCATTAATGTCAGCATTACGGATACTGGTTCTGGCATTCCTCCAGAAGTACAGCAAAAAATCTTTGATGCCTTTTTTACCACTAAACCAGCTGGCGAGGGAAGTGGACTAGGGCTGCACATTTGCAAAAAAATTATTGACAAACACCAAGGACATATAAAAGTAGAGAGCCAACCAGGGCATACTCAATTTAGTGTTTGGTTGCCGATAGAATCTGTTTAG
- a CDS encoding energy-coupling factor transporter transmembrane component T family protein, translating to MALPLRLHLSLVIVVGTALLKHHAWYWLGVYGAIALIWLAVLRPPIRQMGGLLGTELIFLSLVALPLGWERASFLLVRSLVCLITMNSFLLTLPPHSFGIALKSLPVPNALKENLLLAGQYLEILLAEVKRMQRSAQLRGLNGASGWLRYASAAMIGTLYIRSLERAERVYGAMILRGYNGQLPINSTFQAKERFILLMAWAFAICFTLSSYWHSTVVI from the coding sequence ATGGCTTTACCGTTACGCTTGCATCTATCTCTGGTGATTGTTGTTGGAACAGCCTTATTAAAGCATCATGCTTGGTATTGGCTGGGTGTGTATGGTGCGATCGCTCTCATTTGGTTAGCAGTTTTACGCCCACCAATCCGTCAAATGGGAGGACTACTAGGCACAGAATTAATTTTCTTATCTCTAGTCGCCTTACCCTTGGGATGGGAACGAGCCAGTTTTCTTTTAGTTCGTTCTCTTGTCTGTCTCATCACCATGAATAGTTTTTTATTAACACTACCCCCCCACAGTTTCGGTATCGCCCTCAAGAGTTTACCTGTACCCAACGCTTTAAAGGAAAATTTACTTCTGGCTGGACAATACCTAGAAATATTACTAGCGGAAGTCAAACGGATGCAGCGTAGCGCCCAACTCAGAGGACTCAATGGCGCATCTGGCTGGTTGCGCTATGCCAGTGCAGCCATGATTGGCACTTTGTATATCCGCAGTTTGGAAAGGGCAGAACGAGTCTATGGTGCCATGATCCTTCGGGGTTACAACGGGCAATTACCCATAAATTCGACATTCCAAGCCAAAGAACGTTTTATTTTGCTGATGGCTTGGGCTTTTGCTATTTGTTTTACCCTCAGTTCCTATTGGCACAGTACAGTCGTGATATAG
- a CDS encoding energy-coupling factor ABC transporter ATP-binding protein: MKSLTSHPQPFTHNPHAGIVEVKNLVYAYPHQEPVLQNISFTLNAGDRVALMGATGSGKSTLLENLIGLKQPHSGKIWINHIPLEAKTLPQVRRYIGFGFQDANDQLFMPTILEDITFGPRNYGVPTAIASDRAHQLLADFGLAAYANRSAHELSGGQRRLAALAAILALEPTILILDEPTTGLDPAWRRHLAQVLLNLPVQVILIASHELHWLGKVTHRALVLSGGSIAIDSEIQPLLQDGETLEQLGLPIGW, from the coding sequence TTGAAATCTTTGACTTCTCACCCCCAACCTTTCACCCATAATCCCCACGCTGGCATAGTGGAGGTAAAAAACTTAGTGTATGCCTATCCGCACCAAGAACCTGTATTACAAAATATTTCTTTTACTTTAAATGCAGGCGATCGCGTGGCATTGATGGGTGCAACTGGTTCTGGTAAAAGCACCTTATTAGAAAACCTCATTGGCTTAAAACAGCCGCATTCAGGCAAAATATGGATTAATCATATCCCTTTAGAAGCCAAAACCTTACCCCAAGTCCGGCGATACATCGGCTTTGGCTTTCAAGATGCCAACGACCAATTATTTATGCCCACTATCTTAGAAGATATTACCTTTGGTCCACGCAATTACGGTGTACCAACAGCCATAGCTAGCGATCGCGCCCACCAATTATTAGCAGATTTTGGTCTAGCAGCCTACGCCAACCGTTCCGCCCACGAACTATCCGGGGGACAAAGACGACTAGCAGCCCTCGCTGCAATTTTGGCACTAGAGCCAACAATTTTGATTTTAGATGAGCCAACAACAGGATTAGATCCCGCATGGCGGCGACACTTGGCGCAAGTATTATTAAATCTACCAGTGCAAGTCATATTAATTGCTTCCCATGAATTACATTGGTTAGGTAAAGTAACTCATAGAGCTTTGGTACTATCTGGTGGTAGCATCGCCATCGACAGTGAAATTCAACCACTGTTACAAGACGGGGAAACTTTAGAACAATTAGGTTTACCCATAGGTTGGTAA
- a CDS encoding ferritin-like domain-containing protein → MQELDQKKTIDLLNAIMEFELAGVVRYTHYSLMVTGPNRLPIVAFFKAQASESLLHAQQAGEILTGLDGHPTLRIAPMEETYKHSVKDILEESLNHERKALEMYKTLLDTVADASIYLEEFARTMIGQEELHNLELKKMLRDFS, encoded by the coding sequence ATGCAAGAGCTTGATCAAAAAAAGACCATCGACCTATTAAACGCCATCATGGAATTTGAACTTGCAGGAGTAGTGCGCTACACACACTATTCCCTGATGGTGACTGGCCCTAACCGCCTGCCCATTGTAGCTTTTTTCAAAGCCCAAGCCAGTGAATCTTTACTTCATGCTCAACAAGCAGGTGAAATTCTCACAGGTTTAGATGGACATCCCACCCTGAGAATTGCACCAATGGAAGAAACTTACAAGCATTCTGTCAAAGATATCTTGGAAGAAAGCTTAAATCACGAAAGAAAAGCATTAGAAATGTATAAAACCCTGCTCGATACTGTTGCCGATGCTAGTATTTATTTGGAAGAATTTGCCCGTACCATGATTGGGCAAGAAGAACTACATAACCTCGAACTGAAAAAAATGTTACGCGATTTTAGCTGA
- a CDS encoding energy-coupling factor ABC transporter ATP-binding protein — MQQSLLEFQQVHYSYPGTQKAALNGITLRIPSGKKCALIGKNGCGKTTLFLLANGLYKPQKGVISWQGQPLQYERHSLMKLRQKIGLIFQNPEQQLVASTVEEDISYGLCNLGLPKTEIQQRVEQALIEFELTELAEKPVHHLSLGQKKRVSLADVMVLKPELLLLDEPTAYLDRPQTRNFIAILKKIHTSGTTILMATHDLDFVYSWADWIFVMDEGKLVLEGQPQDLFAQRDILEQLQLGLPLIYDILFSEGRIPEELVLDQFRQKILNMLL, encoded by the coding sequence ATGCAGCAATCATTACTAGAATTTCAACAGGTACATTATAGTTATCCTGGTACACAAAAAGCAGCTTTAAATGGAATCACGCTGCGAATTCCATCAGGAAAGAAATGTGCCTTAATTGGTAAAAACGGTTGCGGCAAAACTACACTATTTCTATTAGCTAACGGTCTATATAAACCCCAAAAAGGTGTCATATCTTGGCAAGGTCAGCCTTTACAATATGAGCGTCATTCTCTCATGAAGTTGCGCCAAAAAATTGGGCTAATATTTCAAAATCCCGAACAACAATTAGTAGCCTCTACTGTAGAAGAAGATATTTCCTATGGCCTGTGTAATTTAGGATTACCAAAGACCGAGATTCAACAACGAGTTGAGCAGGCTTTAATAGAATTTGAACTGACTGAATTGGCTGAAAAACCAGTACATCACTTGAGTTTAGGTCAGAAAAAGCGCGTTTCCCTAGCTGATGTCATGGTGTTAAAGCCAGAATTACTCCTACTAGATGAACCAACAGCGTATCTAGATAGACCACAAACTCGTAATTTCATCGCTATTCTAAAAAAAATTCATACATCCGGTACAACGATACTCATGGCCACCCATGATTTAGACTTTGTTTATAGTTGGGCAGACTGGATTTTTGTCATGGATGAAGGCAAATTAGTTTTAGAAGGACAACCACAAGATTTATTTGCCCAAAGGGATATTCTCGAACAGCTACAGTTAGGCTTACCACTCATATATGACATATTATTTTCTGAAGGAAGAATTCCAGAAGAGTTAGTTCTAGATCAGTTTCGTCAAAAAATATTAAATATGTTGCTGTAG